Proteins from one Monodelphis domestica isolate mMonDom1 chromosome 6, mMonDom1.pri, whole genome shotgun sequence genomic window:
- the SLC3A2 gene encoding 4F2 cell-surface antigen heavy chain isoform X2: MSQEAEVDMKEVELNELEPEKQPMNAAAPPSAASGGEKNGVVKVKVPDDEADAAAAAAAAAKFTGLSKEELLKVAGSPAWVRTRWALLLLFWLGWLGMLAGAVVIIVQAPRCRELPTQRWWHQGPVYRLGALKAFQGQPSNGTAGLAGVKARLDYLSTLKVKALVLGPIHKNVQDDLGGTDLQQIDPALGTLQDFTNLLLEAKKKNIHIVLDLTPNYRGRSSWFLPHQSEEVNERMKEALSFWLNNGVDGIQVLDVQNLTDASSALSQWSNLTHSISEDNVLIVGTEASELSQLMSLLNDTDLLSSSYLEDFGRRSSSGRELKDLVTSYLDATGGHWCTWTYSQVGHLASLVPAHLLRLYHLLFFTLPGTPIFSYGDEIGLQAALPGQPAEAPIMLWDEKTLGPSESVNLNMTVQGQNENPGSLLSEFRKLSDSRGKERSLLHGDFLVLPTTDDLFAYVRRWDQNERFLVVLNLGSSSRQTELKVPPGAPGQKLELPEKAALMLSTQRSHPEGSLLPLRQLTVAPGEGLLLKFPYVA, from the exons ATGAGCCAGGAGGCGGAGGTGGACATGAAGGAGGTGGAGCTCAACGAGCTCGAGCCCGAGAAGCAGCCCATGAACGCGGCCGCCCCGCCGTCGGCCGCCTCGGGGGGAGAGAAGAACGGCGTGGTCAAGGTCAAGGTGCCGGACGACGAGGCCGACGCCGCGGCCGCCGCGGCCGCCGCCGCCAAGTTCACGGGGCTGTCCAAGGAGGAGCTGCTCAAGGTGGCCGGCAGCCCCGCGTGGGTGCGCACGCGCTGGGCCCTGCtcctgctcttctggcttggCTGGCTGGGCATGCTGGCGGGCGCCGTGGTCATCATCGTGCAGGCGCCGCGCTGCCGCGAGCTGCCCACTCAGCGCTGGTGGCACCAGGGGCCCGTGTACCGCCTCGGGGCCCTCAAGGCCTTCCAGGGCCAGCCCAGCAACGGCACGGCGGGCCTTGCGG GGGTCAAGGCCCGGCTCGACTACCTGAGCACCCTCAAGGTGAAGGCTCTGGTGTTGGGGCCCATCCACAAGAACGTGCAAGATGACCTTGGCGGGACCGACCTGCAGCAGATCGACCCCGCCTTGGGCACCCTCCAAGACTTCACCAACCTCTTGCTGGAGGCCAAGAAAAAGA ATATCCACATCGTGCTCGATCTCACCCCCAACTACCGAGGTCGGAGCAGCTGGTTCCTGCCCCATCAGAGTGAAGAAGTCAACGAGAGGATGAAG GAAGCCCTGAGCTTTTGGCTGAACAATGGGGTGGATGGGATCCAGGTCCTCGATGTCCAGAACCTGACG GACGCCTCCTCAGCCCTGTCTCAGTGGAGTAATCTCACTCATAGCATCAGTGAGGATAA CGTCCTGATTGTGGGAACAGAAGCCTCTGAGCTTTCCCAGCTTATGAGCCTGCTGAATGATACTGACCTGCTGAGCAGCTCGTATCTGGAAGACTTTGGGAGAAGGAGCTCTTCGGGAAGAGAGCTCAAGGACTTGGTCACTAGCTACCTGGATGCCACTGGGGGCCACTGGTGCACCTGGACT TACTCTCAGGTGGGCCACTTGGCCTCCCTCGTGCCTGCCCATCTTCTCCGGCTCTACCACCTGCTGTTTTTCACACTTCCTGGGACACCTATCTTTAGTTATGGGGATGAAATTGGCTTGCAGGCGGCCCTTCCTGGACAG CCCGCCGAAGCTCCCATCATGCTTTGGGATGAGAAAACCCTGGGGCCTTCTGAGTCTGTGAATCTCAACATGACTGTCCAG GGCCAGAACGAGAACCCTGGCTCCCTACTCTCCGAGTTCCGGAAGCTGAGTGACAGCCGCGGGAAGGAGCGCTCCTTGCTGCACGGAGACTTCCTGGTCCTGCCCACCACGGACGACCTCTTCGCCTATGTGCGCCGCTGGGACCAGAACGAGCGCTTCCTCGTCGTCCTCAACCTGGGCTCCTCGAGCCGCCAGACTGAGCTGAAGGTGCCCCCGGGGGCCCCCGGCCAGAAGCTGGAGCTGCCGGAGAAGGCGGCGCTGATGCTCAGCACCCAGAGGAGCCACCCCGAGGGAAGCCTGCTGCCCCTGCGCCAGCTGACTGTGGCCCCTGGGGAGGGGCTGTTGCTCAAGTTCCCCTACGTGGCGT
- the SLC3A2 gene encoding 4F2 cell-surface antigen heavy chain isoform X1, translating to MDRRPRSPQLKLSFPRPRAMAAAAAVRFLGLRDRDSNGSGSGETEALAAHATMSQEAEVDMKEVELNELEPEKQPMNAAAPPSAASGGEKNGVVKVKVPDDEADAAAAAAAAAKFTGLSKEELLKVAGSPAWVRTRWALLLLFWLGWLGMLAGAVVIIVQAPRCRELPTQRWWHQGPVYRLGALKAFQGQPSNGTAGLAGVKARLDYLSTLKVKALVLGPIHKNVQDDLGGTDLQQIDPALGTLQDFTNLLLEAKKKNIHIVLDLTPNYRGRSSWFLPHQSEEVNERMKEALSFWLNNGVDGIQVLDVQNLTDASSALSQWSNLTHSISEDNVLIVGTEASELSQLMSLLNDTDLLSSSYLEDFGRRSSSGRELKDLVTSYLDATGGHWCTWTYSQVGHLASLVPAHLLRLYHLLFFTLPGTPIFSYGDEIGLQAALPGQPAEAPIMLWDEKTLGPSESVNLNMTVQGQNENPGSLLSEFRKLSDSRGKERSLLHGDFLVLPTTDDLFAYVRRWDQNERFLVVLNLGSSSRQTELKVPPGAPGQKLELPEKAALMLSTQRSHPEGSLLPLRQLTVAPGEGLLLKFPYVA from the exons ATGGATCGCCGGCCCCGCTCCCCGCAGCTCAAGCTCAGCTTCCCCCGGCCCCGGGCTATGGCTGCGGCCGCGGCCGTGCGCTTCCTGGGTCTCCGGGACCGGGACAGCAACGGCAGTGGCTCAG GGGAGACCGAAGCCTTAGCCGCGCACGCCACCATGAGCCAGGAGGCGGAGGTGGACATGAAGGAGGTGGAGCTCAACGAGCTCGAGCCCGAGAAGCAGCCCATGAACGCGGCCGCCCCGCCGTCGGCCGCCTCGGGGGGAGAGAAGAACGGCGTGGTCAAGGTCAAGGTGCCGGACGACGAGGCCGACGCCGCGGCCGCCGCGGCCGCCGCCGCCAAGTTCACGGGGCTGTCCAAGGAGGAGCTGCTCAAGGTGGCCGGCAGCCCCGCGTGGGTGCGCACGCGCTGGGCCCTGCtcctgctcttctggcttggCTGGCTGGGCATGCTGGCGGGCGCCGTGGTCATCATCGTGCAGGCGCCGCGCTGCCGCGAGCTGCCCACTCAGCGCTGGTGGCACCAGGGGCCCGTGTACCGCCTCGGGGCCCTCAAGGCCTTCCAGGGCCAGCCCAGCAACGGCACGGCGGGCCTTGCGG GGGTCAAGGCCCGGCTCGACTACCTGAGCACCCTCAAGGTGAAGGCTCTGGTGTTGGGGCCCATCCACAAGAACGTGCAAGATGACCTTGGCGGGACCGACCTGCAGCAGATCGACCCCGCCTTGGGCACCCTCCAAGACTTCACCAACCTCTTGCTGGAGGCCAAGAAAAAGA ATATCCACATCGTGCTCGATCTCACCCCCAACTACCGAGGTCGGAGCAGCTGGTTCCTGCCCCATCAGAGTGAAGAAGTCAACGAGAGGATGAAG GAAGCCCTGAGCTTTTGGCTGAACAATGGGGTGGATGGGATCCAGGTCCTCGATGTCCAGAACCTGACG GACGCCTCCTCAGCCCTGTCTCAGTGGAGTAATCTCACTCATAGCATCAGTGAGGATAA CGTCCTGATTGTGGGAACAGAAGCCTCTGAGCTTTCCCAGCTTATGAGCCTGCTGAATGATACTGACCTGCTGAGCAGCTCGTATCTGGAAGACTTTGGGAGAAGGAGCTCTTCGGGAAGAGAGCTCAAGGACTTGGTCACTAGCTACCTGGATGCCACTGGGGGCCACTGGTGCACCTGGACT TACTCTCAGGTGGGCCACTTGGCCTCCCTCGTGCCTGCCCATCTTCTCCGGCTCTACCACCTGCTGTTTTTCACACTTCCTGGGACACCTATCTTTAGTTATGGGGATGAAATTGGCTTGCAGGCGGCCCTTCCTGGACAG CCCGCCGAAGCTCCCATCATGCTTTGGGATGAGAAAACCCTGGGGCCTTCTGAGTCTGTGAATCTCAACATGACTGTCCAG GGCCAGAACGAGAACCCTGGCTCCCTACTCTCCGAGTTCCGGAAGCTGAGTGACAGCCGCGGGAAGGAGCGCTCCTTGCTGCACGGAGACTTCCTGGTCCTGCCCACCACGGACGACCTCTTCGCCTATGTGCGCCGCTGGGACCAGAACGAGCGCTTCCTCGTCGTCCTCAACCTGGGCTCCTCGAGCCGCCAGACTGAGCTGAAGGTGCCCCCGGGGGCCCCCGGCCAGAAGCTGGAGCTGCCGGAGAAGGCGGCGCTGATGCTCAGCACCCAGAGGAGCCACCCCGAGGGAAGCCTGCTGCCCCTGCGCCAGCTGACTGTGGCCCCTGGGGAGGGGCTGTTGCTCAAGTTCCCCTACGTGGCGT
- the LOC103092574 gene encoding uncharacterized protein LOC103092574: MARDCLWLLLVLVLPAGSQGMPCWQASSPFLPPEEGKAQPPLPEVSPCMVHCAKQVLPRLGAGVVSVLFNQAREEEEHKYCWPQRRRDCRPGERLARVFLLLHVNEPAAAPYELLPATPALTPASRRLRPRKSDPALLSLAGCGLLYDVTRPFRSAKREGQFKGAEFCVKAVCPASQPSCQPLQMALSCPPFLATLWGSRPGTREPFSIRQDPSFPGQV, from the exons ATGGCCAGAGATTGCCTGTGGCTGCTCTTGGTGCTGGTGCTGCCCGCTGGGAGCCAAGGGATGCCATGTTGGCAGGCCAGCAGTCCCTTCTTGCCCCCGGAGGAGGGAAAGGCGCAGCCCCCCCTGCCCGAGGTCAGCCCCTGCATGGTGCATTGTGCTAAGCAAGTCCTGCCCAGATTGGGAGCGGGAGTCGTCTCAGTCCTCTTTAACCAGGCGCGGGAAG AGGAGGAGCACAAATACTGCTGGCCACAGAGACGGCGGGATTGCCGGCCAGGAGAGCGCCTGGCCAGGGTCTTCCTGCTGCTGCATGTGAATGAGCCCGCTGCGGCTCCTTACGAGCTCCTGCCCGCCACGCCGGCCCTGACTCCAGCGAGCAGAAGGCTGCGGCCCAGGAAGAGCGACCCGGCCCTGCTCAGCCTGGCGGGCTGTGGGCTCCTCTATGACGTCACCAGGCCCTTCCGCAGTGCCAAGAGAGAGGGCCAGTTCAAGGGGGCCGAGTTCTGCGTTAAAGCCGTGTGCCCCGCCAGCCAGCCTTCCTGCCAGCCCCTTCAGATGGCCCTGAGCTGCCCCCCTTTCCTAGCCACGCTGTGGGGCAGCCGCCCGGGCACCAGGGAGCCCTTCTCCATTCGACAAGACCCATCGTTCCCTGGACAGGTCTGA